A window of the Nocardia sp. NBC_01329 genome harbors these coding sequences:
- a CDS encoding DUF4129 domain-containing protein: protein MTDPDRTVPEPPGLDAAAVHGSAAEYAATRGDFDTALRERFRAVMRGMEQRGLLEVRRSRTARETSHEAASSLPIEHSGELPAAAHAFDEVVYGGRRASEDEYRRLTQADRYSTAAPPPAPEPVDIESDSRGSRPRRGAGQWPGLLRDPRFWGGVAALALTLLVLYAVLQGCTGPSAPRPPDAPPIDPPPMNPPPDYDPDLPRPTGGDSVFDRAPDRLAFGGLQFLIAGALLVWWRARRRGTVVGEPRPVEVAADELLSGQAGLYRRSGDYPHIAGVLRAATVRRLRRTLGTGAAPEELAASVAARIGADPGVVGTALYGPVPDGRTLELVAAQLEWIEAEVG, encoded by the coding sequence ATGACCGATCCCGACCGGACCGTCCCGGAACCACCCGGTCTCGATGCGGCAGCTGTACACGGGAGTGCCGCCGAATACGCTGCCACGCGGGGCGATTTCGACACCGCGCTACGCGAACGCTTCCGCGCGGTGATGCGGGGCATGGAACAGCGCGGGCTGCTCGAGGTACGCCGATCGCGGACCGCCCGGGAGACCTCGCACGAGGCAGCGTCGAGCCTGCCCATCGAACATTCCGGCGAACTCCCCGCCGCCGCTCACGCTTTCGACGAAGTCGTCTACGGCGGCCGCCGCGCGAGCGAGGACGAATACCGTCGGCTGACGCAAGCCGACCGGTACTCGACCGCTGCACCGCCCCCGGCACCCGAGCCGGTGGATATCGAATCCGATTCGCGCGGGTCCCGGCCGCGGCGAGGGGCCGGGCAATGGCCCGGGCTCCTGCGCGACCCCCGGTTCTGGGGTGGAGTCGCCGCGCTGGCCCTGACCCTGCTGGTGCTGTATGCGGTACTACAGGGCTGCACCGGCCCCAGCGCACCACGCCCGCCGGACGCGCCGCCTATCGATCCGCCCCCGATGAACCCACCGCCCGATTACGACCCCGACCTCCCCCGGCCCACCGGTGGCGATTCCGTTTTCGACCGCGCCCCGGACCGGCTCGCCTTCGGCGGTCTGCAGTTCCTGATCGCCGGAGCCCTGCTGGTGTGGTGGCGGGCGCGGCGGCGGGGCACGGTGGTGGGTGAACCCCGGCCGGTGGAGGTCGCGGCCGATGAACTGTTGTCCGGGCAGGCGGGCCTCTACCGCCGGTCCGGCGATTACCCGCATATCGCGGGTGTGTTGCGTGCCGCGACCGTGCGCAGACTGCGTCGCACACTCGGCACCGGAGCCGCCCCGGAGGAACTGGCGGCCTCGGTCGCCGCCCGTATCGGTGCCGACCCGGGCGTCGTCGGCACGGCGCTCTACGGGCCGGTGCCCGACGGGAGAACCTTGGAACTCGTTGCCGCGCAACTCGAATGGATCGAAGCGGAGGTCGGATGA
- a CDS encoding AAA family ATPase — MTSIDTGKADTGDSEARTAAEAAAAFAALRAEIGKAVVGNDNAVMYLVLALLCRGHVLLEGVPGVAKTLLVRALATSLDLQHSRVQFTPDLMPADVTGSQIYDPHSAEFTFRSGPVFTNLLLADEINRTPPKTQSALLESMEERQVSVDGRPRPLPDPFVVVATQNPIEQEGTYPLPEAQLDRFLFKVDIHLPDRDDEFRVLQRHAEGFDPRDLAAAGLRPVAGPAHIAAARAAVAGITIRPEVLAYIVDLCRATRTVPAVQHGASTRGATALMSASRALAWLNGRGFVTPDDVKTVAVAALRHRLRLRPEAELDGVTGEQVMASLLVSIPVPV; from the coding sequence ATGACCAGCATTGACACCGGTAAGGCAGACACGGGAGATTCCGAGGCTCGCACCGCGGCCGAGGCGGCCGCCGCGTTCGCGGCCCTGCGCGCCGAGATCGGCAAGGCGGTGGTGGGTAACGACAACGCCGTCATGTATCTCGTACTGGCGTTGCTGTGCCGCGGACATGTCCTGCTGGAGGGGGTTCCGGGCGTCGCGAAGACACTGCTCGTCCGCGCCCTGGCCACCTCGCTGGATCTACAGCACAGCCGGGTGCAGTTCACCCCGGACCTGATGCCGGCCGATGTCACCGGGTCGCAGATCTACGATCCGCATTCGGCCGAGTTCACCTTCCGCAGTGGCCCGGTGTTCACGAACCTGCTCCTGGCCGACGAGATCAACCGCACCCCACCGAAAACCCAATCGGCGCTGTTGGAATCCATGGAAGAGCGGCAGGTTTCGGTCGACGGTCGCCCCCGGCCCCTGCCCGACCCGTTCGTCGTGGTCGCCACCCAGAACCCGATCGAGCAGGAGGGCACCTACCCGCTGCCCGAGGCGCAATTGGATCGGTTCCTGTTCAAGGTCGATATCCATCTCCCCGACCGAGATGACGAATTCCGCGTATTGCAGCGGCATGCCGAAGGTTTCGATCCCCGCGACCTCGCCGCGGCGGGGCTACGGCCGGTCGCCGGCCCGGCGCATATCGCGGCGGCCCGGGCGGCCGTAGCCGGAATCACCATCCGCCCCGAGGTGCTGGCCTACATTGTCGATCTGTGCCGCGCCACCCGGACCGTCCCGGCCGTCCAACACGGCGCGTCCACTCGCGGCGCGACCGCACTCATGTCCGCGTCTCGCGCGCTGGCCTGGTTGAACGGGCGGGGTTTCGTCACACCCGACGATGTGAAAACGGTTGCCGTGGCGGCCTTGCGGCACCGGCTGCGACTACGTCCAGAAGCAGAACTGGACGGGGTGACCGGGGAACAGGTCATGGCTTCGCTGCTGGTCTCGATCCCGGTCCCGGTGTAG
- a CDS encoding DUF58 domain-containing protein, translated as MVVTGRLVAVAAAAATVVMLLVPSWIGVSAATAMILVLAGADRLLAARADQVALHRPELSVLRLGAGTEVELAVTNTGPRTLRGLVWDDWPASAHATEREHRITVPVSGRIRLYTTLTPGYRGDRAAGPVTLRLFGPLGLAGHQFRRTVPARVRALPPFRSERLLAAKVQRLQHLEGRNLADRRGPGTEFDSFREYVPGDDVRTIDWRATARANDVLVRTWRPERNRQVLMLLDTGRISAGRVGEGTRLETAIEAALLLGSLAAAGGDMVGLLAYDRAVRAEVRIGVGRGIQPKLMHALAGVTPALVDTDAEGSVRAAIQRVRRRSLIVWFTSLDGAAVTENLVPVLPVLAERHRVLIVSVTDPDIAASATERGDLRGLYRAAAAESRIAEQAVLQEKLRRMGIAVVAAAGADLPAALADEYLELKQSGAL; from the coding sequence GTGGTCGTCACCGGCCGACTGGTCGCTGTCGCGGCCGCGGCGGCGACGGTGGTGATGCTGCTGGTTCCGTCCTGGATCGGAGTATCGGCGGCCACCGCGATGATCCTCGTGCTCGCCGGCGCCGACCGGCTGCTGGCCGCCCGTGCCGACCAAGTCGCGTTGCACCGGCCGGAGTTGTCGGTGCTGCGCCTCGGTGCCGGCACCGAGGTCGAGTTGGCGGTGACCAATACCGGACCGCGAACGCTGCGGGGTCTGGTCTGGGACGATTGGCCGGCCAGCGCCCACGCCACCGAGCGCGAACACCGCATCACCGTTCCCGTGTCCGGCCGGATCCGGCTGTACACGACCCTCACTCCCGGCTATCGCGGCGACCGCGCTGCCGGCCCCGTGACGTTGCGCCTGTTCGGACCGCTGGGTCTGGCCGGACACCAGTTCCGCCGCACCGTCCCCGCCCGGGTCCGAGCCCTCCCTCCTTTCCGGAGCGAACGACTGCTCGCCGCCAAGGTGCAGCGACTGCAACATCTGGAGGGCCGCAATCTGGCCGATCGACGCGGTCCGGGAACCGAATTCGATTCGTTTCGCGAGTACGTACCGGGTGACGACGTCCGCACCATCGACTGGCGGGCCACCGCGCGAGCCAACGATGTACTCGTCCGCACCTGGCGCCCGGAACGCAACCGCCAGGTACTGATGCTTCTCGACACCGGCCGGATCAGCGCGGGCCGGGTCGGCGAGGGGACCCGGCTGGAAACGGCGATCGAGGCGGCGCTGCTGCTCGGCAGTCTGGCCGCTGCCGGCGGCGATATGGTCGGCCTGCTCGCCTACGATCGTGCGGTGCGCGCCGAAGTCCGTATCGGAGTCGGTCGCGGTATCCAGCCCAAACTCATGCATGCCCTGGCCGGGGTCACGCCCGCATTGGTCGACACCGATGCCGAGGGATCGGTCCGAGCGGCGATCCAGCGCGTCCGTCGACGCAGTTTGATCGTCTGGTTCACCAGCCTGGACGGTGCTGCGGTAACCGAGAACCTAGTGCCGGTGCTACCCGTTCTGGCCGAACGTCACCGCGTGCTGATCGTCTCGGTCACCGATCCGGATATCGCCGCCTCGGCGACCGAGCGTGGCGACCTGCGGGGGCTGTACCGGGCCGCTGCCGCCGAGTCCAGGATCGCCGAGCAGGCGGTGCTGCAGGAAAAGCTGCGCCGGATGGGAATCGCGGTGGTCGCGGCAGCGGGAGCGGATCTGCCCGCGGCCCTGGCGGACGAATACCTGGAACTCAAACAGTCCGGCGCACTCTGA
- a CDS encoding RDD family protein, translating to MAEFTTGEAVAIELPVARIPTRAAAFVLDLMVQAVLGIAMFAGALLLVNGNDSNPWFTTLMLISLVTVLVGYPVAFETLLRGATPGKLALGLRVVRADGGPVDFRHALTRGLTGAIVDFWMLGLFGVIAVASSMCSPHARRVGDVLAGTVVVHIQQRLSVPALAVPPAWLTGWSAELDLTAFPEDLALAVRQYLTRIDALTPGAQYELGNALVSAVCDRLRIAPPAGYPPVQILGSVIAERQRRALPPPAPPGPFAFPSVGFTALS from the coding sequence ATGGCCGAATTCACGACGGGCGAAGCTGTAGCGATCGAGCTGCCGGTCGCCCGCATCCCGACCCGCGCGGCAGCGTTCGTGCTCGACCTCATGGTGCAAGCCGTGCTCGGGATCGCGATGTTCGCCGGTGCGCTGCTGCTGGTCAACGGAAACGACTCCAACCCGTGGTTCACCACCCTGATGTTGATTTCGCTGGTTACCGTGCTCGTCGGCTACCCGGTCGCGTTCGAGACACTGCTGCGCGGCGCCACACCGGGCAAACTGGCCCTCGGCTTGCGCGTGGTGCGCGCCGACGGTGGCCCGGTCGATTTCCGGCACGCGCTGACCCGAGGCCTCACCGGTGCGATCGTGGATTTCTGGATGCTCGGGCTCTTCGGCGTGATCGCTGTGGCGAGTTCGATGTGTTCACCACACGCGCGCCGGGTGGGCGATGTACTCGCGGGAACTGTGGTGGTGCATATCCAGCAGCGGCTCTCGGTACCCGCGCTGGCCGTACCGCCGGCCTGGCTGACCGGCTGGTCCGCCGAACTGGATCTCACCGCTTTCCCTGAGGATCTCGCCTTGGCTGTGCGGCAGTATCTGACGCGGATCGACGCGCTGACACCGGGCGCACAGTACGAACTCGGGAATGCGCTCGTCTCCGCGGTGTGCGACCGGTTGCGAATCGCCCCGCCGGCCGGCTATCCACCCGTGCAGATCCTGGGCAGTGTGATCGCCGAGCGTCAGCGGCGCGCACTTCCGCCGCCCGCACCTCCGGGGCCGTTCGCGTTCCCATCTGTCGGGTTCACCGCCCTGTCCTGA
- a CDS encoding stage II sporulation protein M, producing the protein MDVDAYSARHRHAWARLDVLSRKRTLTGAEADELVLLYRRTSQQLARLQTHSPEPELVAGLGAVIARARGRIVGSAPNTWTEIVRFFTHGFPGAVYRALGWWLSVAVAFLGVSTGIAAWITDNPAARETLGVQGNTGALTAPGGAFETYYTEHSNDAFAALVWTNNAWVAALALFLGVFIVPVVYLLFMNALNIGVTAGLMAEAGRLDSFFGFLLPHGMLELTAIFIAGGAGLKLGWTLIDPGRLSRAEAVARQGRATAAIALGLVPTLLVAGLLEGFVTPSALPTPARIAIGLLAETAFLTYIFTAGRRAARPAGARKAVAEGSHLVQ; encoded by the coding sequence ATGGACGTGGACGCATACAGCGCGAGGCACCGGCACGCCTGGGCCAGATTGGACGTGTTGTCGCGTAAGCGCACACTCACCGGCGCCGAGGCCGACGAACTGGTGTTGTTGTATCGGCGCACCTCACAGCAGCTGGCCCGGTTGCAGACGCACAGTCCCGAGCCCGAATTGGTGGCCGGGCTCGGCGCGGTGATCGCCCGCGCCCGCGGCAGGATCGTGGGCAGCGCGCCGAACACCTGGACCGAGATCGTCCGTTTCTTCACGCATGGGTTTCCCGGCGCGGTGTATCGCGCCCTCGGCTGGTGGCTGAGCGTCGCGGTGGCGTTCCTGGGTGTCTCGACCGGGATCGCGGCCTGGATCACCGACAATCCGGCGGCCCGCGAAACTCTTGGGGTTCAAGGAAACACCGGTGCTCTGACCGCGCCCGGCGGCGCCTTCGAGACCTACTACACCGAGCATTCCAACGACGCGTTCGCCGCATTGGTCTGGACCAACAATGCCTGGGTAGCGGCGCTGGCCCTCTTCCTGGGCGTATTCATCGTGCCTGTGGTCTACCTACTTTTCATGAACGCCCTGAATATCGGCGTCACAGCAGGTTTGATGGCCGAAGCCGGACGACTGGACTCGTTCTTCGGCTTCCTGCTGCCACACGGGATGCTGGAGCTGACAGCCATTTTCATCGCAGGCGGCGCGGGGCTGAAACTCGGCTGGACCCTCATCGATCCGGGCCGGCTGAGCCGTGCCGAGGCCGTGGCCCGGCAAGGACGCGCCACCGCGGCGATTGCCCTCGGCCTGGTGCCGACTTTACTGGTAGCGGGGCTGTTGGAAGGATTCGTGACCCCGAGCGCCCTGCCCACCCCCGCCCGGATCGCGATCGGATTGCTCGCCGAAACAGCCTTCCTCACTTATATCTTCACCGCCGGACGCCGGGCGGCACGCCCGGCGGGTGCGAGAAAAGCAGTGGCAGAGGGCTCGCATCTTGTGCAATAA
- a CDS encoding SDR family NAD(P)-dependent oxidoreductase, with the protein MRRYEGRRVLVTGAGSGIGQGVALRLLDEGAQLVAADINESGLAGTVDKAGDAADRISTVVVNIADIESVRAAADTALRTLGGLDVLVNCAGILKPARTHEMPLDEWNRVINVNLTGTFLMTQALLPPLLESGRGVVINLSSTSAFQAAPYLAAYAASKGGVASFTHAIGLEYAKQGLRAVNIVPAGITSGITTESITDQPEDADWTLFARLTGWLNGGALGNPEDIAGVIAMVGSDDGRYITGTEIRVDGGALM; encoded by the coding sequence ATGCGGAGATATGAAGGCCGTCGAGTGCTGGTGACAGGTGCGGGTTCGGGAATCGGGCAGGGTGTGGCCCTGCGGCTGCTGGACGAGGGTGCCCAGCTCGTCGCCGCCGATATCAATGAATCCGGTCTGGCCGGCACGGTGGACAAAGCTGGTGACGCGGCCGACCGGATCAGCACTGTGGTGGTGAACATCGCCGATATCGAATCCGTGCGCGCGGCTGCCGATACCGCGTTGCGGACGCTGGGCGGGCTGGACGTACTCGTCAACTGCGCGGGGATCCTGAAACCGGCGCGAACACACGAGATGCCGTTGGACGAGTGGAACCGGGTCATCAACGTCAATCTGACGGGTACTTTCCTGATGACCCAGGCGCTGTTGCCCCCACTGCTGGAATCCGGCCGAGGCGTGGTGATCAACCTGTCGTCCACGTCGGCCTTCCAGGCGGCCCCGTATCTGGCCGCCTACGCCGCGTCGAAAGGCGGCGTGGCCTCCTTCACCCATGCGATCGGCCTGGAGTACGCGAAGCAGGGATTGCGGGCGGTCAATATCGTCCCGGCCGGTATCACGAGCGGGATCACCACCGAATCCATCACCGACCAACCCGAGGATGCGGACTGGACCCTGTTCGCCCGGCTGACCGGATGGCTCAACGGCGGCGCGCTGGGGAATCCGGAGGACATAGCCGGGGTGATCGCGATGGTGGGTTCCGACGACGGCCGCTACATCACGGGTACCGAGATCCGGGTCGATGGCGGCGCGCTCATGTGA
- a CDS encoding FhaA domain-containing protein yields the protein MGIVSRFERRLQGAVGDVFARVFGGNVVPQEVEAALQREATDNVRDVGGGHLLAPNSYVITINSSDHRQLDADHDVTTRAFAKHLQDYIRDQGWQTYGEVHVAFEASPTLHTGMFRTSGRVDPDANRGAAPARRPEPLQRPANPQPGAGPMTQNSGYDPSREHAESDPRNRGYAPGPAGRGPQNGAYPEDYGPGAPYNGSQDYQSGYDYQQGGAAYDQQGYGAQQGGYDQQAYGQQPGYDQQGYAQQPGYDQGYDQQGYAQQPGYDQGYAQQPGYDQQGYDQQGYAQQPGYDQQQGYDQQQGYAQQPGYDQQGYAQQPGYDQGYDQGYAQQPGYDQGYDQQAYGQQQGQGYPPQAGQPAGYGAPAGYAPAAGPGFSATLALDDGSGRTYQLREGSNIIGRGQDAHFRLPDTGVSRRHIEVRWDGQTAMLSDLGSTNGTLVNGSPVQDWQLADGDVIRAGHSEILIRIV from the coding sequence ATGGGGATCGTCTCGCGTTTCGAGCGTCGCCTACAGGGCGCCGTCGGTGACGTCTTCGCCAGAGTCTTCGGCGGGAACGTCGTCCCCCAGGAAGTCGAGGCAGCGCTGCAGCGTGAGGCCACCGACAACGTCCGGGATGTCGGCGGCGGGCATCTGCTCGCACCCAACAGTTACGTGATCACCATCAACTCGTCGGACCACCGGCAGCTGGACGCCGATCACGACGTCACCACCCGCGCTTTCGCCAAACATCTGCAGGATTACATCCGTGATCAAGGCTGGCAGACCTATGGCGAAGTGCACGTGGCGTTCGAGGCATCCCCTACGCTGCACACCGGAATGTTCAGGACGAGCGGTCGCGTCGACCCCGACGCGAACCGCGGAGCTGCACCGGCTCGCCGCCCGGAACCGCTACAACGACCCGCTAACCCGCAACCAGGAGCTGGCCCCATGACGCAGAACTCTGGCTACGACCCGAGCCGTGAGCACGCGGAGTCCGATCCACGCAATCGCGGGTACGCTCCCGGACCCGCGGGACGCGGGCCGCAGAACGGCGCGTACCCCGAGGACTACGGTCCCGGCGCGCCCTACAACGGCAGCCAGGACTACCAGAGCGGCTACGACTACCAGCAGGGCGGCGCGGCCTACGACCAGCAGGGCTACGGCGCCCAGCAGGGTGGTTACGACCAGCAGGCCTACGGTCAGCAGCCCGGGTACGACCAGCAGGGCTACGCACAACAGCCCGGCTACGACCAGGGGTACGACCAGCAGGGCTACGCACAACAGCCCGGCTACGACCAGGGGTACGCACAGCAACCCGGTTACGACCAGCAGGGGTACGACCAGCAGGGCTACGCACAACAGCCCGGCTACGACCAGCAGCAGGGCTACGACCAACAGCAGGGCTACGCACAGCAACCCGGGTACGACCAGCAGGGGTACGCCCAGCAGCCCGGCTACGACCAGGGGTACGACCAGGGCTACGCACAGCAGCCCGGTTACGACCAGGGGTACGACCAGCAGGCCTACGGTCAGCAGCAGGGCCAGGGCTATCCGCCGCAGGCCGGCCAGCCGGCGGGCTACGGCGCACCTGCCGGATACGCGCCGGCGGCCGGGCCCGGTTTCTCCGCGACACTCGCGCTCGACGACGGCAGCGGGCGGACCTACCAACTGAGGGAAGGCAGCAACATCATCGGCCGCGGCCAGGATGCGCATTTCCGGCTGCCCGATACCGGCGTCTCCCGACGGCATATCGAGGTGCGCTGGGACGGCCAGACCGCGATGCTGTCCGACCTCGGATCCACGAACGGCACGCTGGTGAACGGCTCCCCCGTACAGGATTGGCAACTCGCCGACGGCGACGTGATCCGTGCCGGGCACTCCGAGATCCTCATCCGTATTGTCTGA
- a CDS encoding FHA domain-containing protein FhaB/FipA — translation MQGLILQLTRAGFLLLLWLFVWAILRTLRSDIYAASGKRLQTRGPRGSTVLPSMRRGQKGAKHLVVTQGSLAGTRITLGTQPVLIGRADDSTLVLTDDYASTRHARLSLRGDDWYVEDLGSTNGTYLDRAKVTTAVRVPLGTPVRVGKTVIELRS, via the coding sequence GTGCAGGGATTGATCTTGCAGCTGACCCGTGCCGGGTTCCTCCTGCTGCTGTGGCTGTTCGTCTGGGCAATCCTGCGTACCCTCCGCAGTGATATCTACGCGGCTTCCGGCAAACGACTTCAGACCCGGGGACCGCGTGGTTCCACGGTGCTGCCGTCCATGCGCCGAGGCCAGAAGGGCGCCAAACATCTTGTGGTGACTCAAGGTTCTCTCGCCGGTACCCGCATAACGCTCGGTACCCAACCGGTGCTGATCGGCCGTGCGGACGATTCCACGCTGGTGCTCACCGATGACTATGCCTCCACCCGGCACGCCCGGCTGTCCCTACGCGGTGACGACTGGTATGTCGAAGACCTCGGCTCGACCAACGGTACCTACCTCGACCGTGCCAAAGTCACCACCGCAGTCCGCGTTCCGCTCGGCACTCCTGTCCGGGTCGGCAAGACAGTGATCGAGCTCCGATCGTGA
- a CDS encoding PP2C family protein-serine/threonine phosphatase has protein sequence MTLVLRYAARSDRGLVRANNEDSVYAGARLLALADGMGGHAAGEVASQLMIAALAHLDDDEPGEDLLGKLNRATHAGNSAIAEQVEEEPELDGMGTTLTAILFAGKKLGMVHIGDSRAYMLRDAELAQITRDDTFVQSLVDEGRITAEQAHTHPQRSLIMRALTGNEIEPTLVMREARAGDRYLLCSDGLSDVVSDETIANTMREGSTDECADRLIELALRSGGPDNVTVVVADVIDLDYGQSHPIVAGAASGEAEDNPPPNTAAGRAAAMRPPAAAPRRAAEPEPQPKKSHKLRWLLLAVSLVLAVVVGLAVGYKMIRTNYYVGADNDSVVVMQGLPGSILGYSIHEVNLVGCVTTKGELSLVDSGAALPQNCRVLKVSDLEQTGRDQVERGLPPGTLDKAREQMAVLADRELLPVCKKNASAAQPGVVTTTPAPAPAPAPVVPTPAEAAPAPATQAPAPGENPAPPAPPTTTVPAPTTTAQPQIAGENCRVTD, from the coding sequence GTGACACTTGTTCTCCGCTACGCAGCGCGCAGCGACCGCGGCCTCGTCCGCGCCAACAACGAAGATTCCGTCTACGCCGGCGCCCGCCTGCTGGCCCTTGCCGATGGCATGGGCGGCCACGCGGCCGGCGAAGTGGCGTCGCAACTGATGATCGCCGCCTTGGCGCATCTCGACGACGACGAACCCGGCGAGGATCTACTCGGCAAACTGAACCGGGCCACCCACGCCGGTAATTCCGCGATCGCCGAACAGGTCGAGGAAGAACCCGAACTCGACGGTATGGGCACCACGCTCACCGCCATCCTGTTCGCCGGCAAAAAACTCGGCATGGTCCATATCGGCGACTCGCGCGCCTATATGCTGCGCGACGCCGAGCTGGCCCAGATCACCCGCGACGACACGTTCGTCCAGTCGCTGGTAGACGAAGGCCGGATCACCGCGGAACAGGCTCATACGCATCCGCAGCGGTCGCTGATCATGCGCGCGCTCACGGGTAACGAGATCGAGCCGACACTGGTCATGCGCGAAGCCCGGGCCGGGGACCGCTATCTGCTGTGCTCGGACGGCCTGTCCGACGTCGTCAGCGACGAGACCATCGCGAACACCATGCGCGAGGGCAGCACCGACGAATGCGCCGACCGGCTCATCGAGCTCGCTCTGCGCAGCGGCGGGCCTGACAACGTGACCGTCGTCGTCGCCGACGTCATCGACCTCGATTACGGACAGAGCCATCCGATCGTCGCGGGCGCCGCATCCGGTGAGGCGGAGGACAATCCGCCACCGAACACCGCTGCGGGCCGTGCCGCCGCCATGCGCCCACCGGCCGCCGCCCCCCGGCGCGCCGCCGAACCCGAGCCGCAGCCGAAGAAGTCCCATAAACTCCGCTGGCTGCTGCTGGCGGTCTCTCTCGTCCTCGCGGTCGTGGTCGGTCTGGCCGTCGGCTACAAGATGATCCGGACCAATTACTACGTCGGCGCGGACAACGACAGCGTCGTGGTCATGCAGGGACTGCCCGGATCGATCCTCGGTTACTCGATCCACGAGGTGAACCTCGTCGGCTGCGTCACCACCAAGGGCGAACTCAGCCTCGTCGACAGCGGCGCCGCACTGCCGCAGAACTGCCGAGTCCTGAAGGTCAGCGATCTGGAACAGACCGGGCGTGACCAGGTCGAGCGCGGGTTACCGCCCGGCACCCTGGACAAGGCCCGCGAACAGATGGCCGTACTGGCCGACCGCGAACTGCTGCCGGTGTGCAAGAAGAACGCCTCGGCCGCTCAGCCGGGCGTGGTCACCACCACTCCCGCACCGGCTCCCGCTCCGGCCCCGGTCGTCCCGACCCCCGCCGAGGCGGCTCCCGCCCCGGCTACCCAGGCACCCGCGCCCGGTGAGAACCCGGCGCCGCCCGCACCACCGACCACCACCGTCCCGGCTCCGACGACCACCGCTCAGCCCCAGATCGCGGGGGAGAACTGCCGGGTGACGGACTGA
- a CDS encoding FtsW/RodA/SpoVE family cell cycle protein — translation MSAPAPPSAGAFPSPPGGFAPAPSPTTRRNTELVLLGFAALITTAALALVEASQEESLTWDIAKLGLAYLGLFAVAHLAVRRFAPYTDPLLLPIVALLNGIGLVLIHRLDLADQQTAAYNSWEIPSPDANQQILWTALGIVLFVGILVVLRDYRTLAKYAYTLGLVGLVALAIPAILPSSLSEVNGAKIWIRLPGLSLQPGEFAKILLIIFFASVLVSKRELFTAAGRHFLGMEFPRARDMGPILAVWIVCIGVLVFEKDLGTSLLIFSTVLVMLYIATERVGWLLIGGGLLALGFVFAYQMFGHVRVRVETWLHPFDDYNNTGYQIVQSLFGLATGGLAGTGLGAGRPSQVPFAKTDFIVTTIGEELGLIGLTAILILFLVLVLRGMRTALAIRDSFGKLLAAGLSFTIAIQVFVVVGGVTKLIPLTGLTTPFVSYGGSSLLANYVLIAVLIKISDAAREPAPARRREPAPAPLAEAQTVMVSRRQGGLPR, via the coding sequence ATGTCCGCACCGGCACCACCGTCCGCCGGGGCTTTTCCGAGCCCCCCGGGCGGTTTCGCTCCGGCGCCGTCGCCGACGACCCGGCGCAATACCGAGCTCGTGCTGCTCGGATTCGCGGCACTGATCACCACCGCCGCACTGGCACTGGTGGAAGCGAGCCAGGAAGAATCGCTGACCTGGGATATCGCGAAACTCGGTCTGGCCTATCTCGGCCTCTTCGCCGTCGCGCACCTGGCGGTGCGCCGCTTCGCGCCCTACACCGATCCCCTGCTGCTGCCGATCGTGGCGCTGCTCAACGGAATAGGCCTGGTACTGATCCACCGGCTCGATCTGGCCGATCAGCAGACCGCCGCATACAACTCGTGGGAAATCCCCTCCCCCGATGCGAACCAGCAGATCCTGTGGACCGCACTGGGTATCGTGCTGTTCGTCGGAATCCTGGTCGTACTGCGCGACTACCGGACCTTGGCCAAATACGCCTACACCCTCGGACTGGTCGGGCTGGTGGCCCTCGCGATCCCGGCGATCCTGCCCAGTTCGCTCTCCGAGGTCAACGGCGCCAAGATCTGGATCCGGTTGCCCGGGCTCAGCCTGCAGCCCGGCGAATTCGCGAAGATCCTGCTGATCATCTTCTTCGCCTCGGTGCTCGTCTCGAAACGTGAGCTTTTCACCGCGGCCGGTCGGCACTTCCTCGGCATGGAATTCCCGCGCGCCCGCGATATGGGTCCGATCCTGGCCGTGTGGATCGTGTGTATCGGCGTCCTGGTGTTCGAGAAAGACCTCGGCACCTCCCTGCTGATCTTCAGCACGGTGCTGGTGATGCTCTACATCGCCACCGAGCGGGTCGGCTGGCTGCTGATCGGCGGCGGGCTGCTCGCCCTCGGTTTCGTCTTCGCCTACCAGATGTTCGGGCATGTGCGCGTGCGAGTGGAGACCTGGCTGCACCCGTTCGACGACTACAACAACACCGGCTACCAGATCGTGCAGTCGCTGTTCGGCCTGGCGACCGGTGGGCTGGCGGGCACCGGTCTGGGTGCGGGACGGCCGTCGCAGGTGCCGTTCGCCAAAACGGACTTCATCGTGACGACAATCGGTGAAGAACTCGGTCTCATCGGCCTGACCGCGATCCTGATCCTGTTCCTGGTGCTCGTGCTGCGCGGAATGCGCACCGCCCTGGCGATCCGGGACAGTTTCGGTAAATTGCTCGCCGCCGGTTTGTCGTTCACCATCGCCATCCAGGTCTTCGTGGTCGTGGGCGGGGTGACGAAACTGATTCCGCTCACCGGTCTCACCACGCCGTTCGTCTCCTACGGCGGTTCTTCGCTGCTCGCGAACTATGTCCTGATCGCCGTGCTCATCAAGATCTCCGACGCGGCTCGCGAACCCGCGCCGGCCCGCCGCCGGGAACCTGCCCCCGCGCCGTTGGCCGAAGCCCAGACAGTGATGGTGTCGCGACGGCAAGGGGGTCTTCCGCGTTGA